In Gimesia benthica, a single window of DNA contains:
- a CDS encoding serine hydrolase domain-containing protein has translation MKIRTVRSGLISVFMLLGQFHLVHAEPESSSLPKGYHRVSTDKKADIQKLCQATADTGLFSGAVLVAEKGQVIYKGAFDMANREWLVPNTIDTRYRLASVSKQFCSMLVLQLVQENKIKLEDKITDHLHYYRNDTGDRITIHHLMAHQSGIKDFTADFDYRSKISRLSYEKDEFIKQHCSGNFIHEPGTIYSYCNAGYCILGRIIEKVTHKSYEKNLHERIFKPLNMHDSGYDRNRDIIKKRACGYINGPFGFENADYIEMDSTPGAAGALYSTVEDMFLWDRALYTDVLLNKKYRDLMFTPNSKVPEVKAAGGRPHSVYGYGWQIYTRTHPVTGKRTKVINHGELLTDSDL, from the coding sequence GTGAAAATAAGAACTGTACGATCAGGGCTGATATCGGTATTTATGCTGTTGGGACAATTTCATCTGGTCCATGCTGAGCCAGAGTCATCCTCGCTGCCAAAAGGTTATCATCGAGTCAGTACTGATAAAAAAGCTGACATACAAAAACTCTGCCAGGCGACCGCAGACACTGGTCTGTTTTCTGGTGCCGTTCTGGTCGCTGAAAAGGGGCAGGTGATCTACAAGGGGGCCTTCGATATGGCCAACCGTGAATGGTTAGTGCCCAATACTATTGATACCAGGTACAGACTGGCTTCAGTGAGTAAGCAGTTTTGTTCAATGCTCGTACTGCAACTGGTTCAGGAAAACAAAATCAAGCTGGAAGATAAAATTACAGATCACCTGCATTACTACCGCAATGATACCGGTGACAGAATCACCATTCACCACTTGATGGCTCATCAATCCGGAATCAAAGATTTCACAGCTGACTTTGATTATCGCAGCAAAATCTCGCGACTGTCATATGAAAAAGATGAATTTATCAAGCAACATTGCAGTGGCAATTTTATCCATGAACCCGGAACGATCTACAGCTATTGCAACGCAGGATACTGTATCCTTGGCAGAATAATTGAAAAGGTGACACACAAATCTTATGAAAAAAATTTGCACGAGCGTATTTTTAAACCATTAAACATGCACGACAGTGGTTATGACCGGAATCGAGATATCATCAAAAAACGGGCTTGTGGTTATATCAATGGTCCTTTTGGTTTTGAGAATGCTGATTATATTGAAATGGATTCTACTCCCGGTGCTGCCGGTGCCTTGTATTCGACCGTTGAGGACATGTTCCTCTGGGACCGGGCTTTATATACCGACGTGCTTCTCAACAAAAAGTATCGAGATCTCATGTTCACACCCAACAGTAAAGTGCCAGAGGTCAAAGCCGCAGGTGGACGACCTCATAGTGTGTATGGTTATGGATGGCAAATCTATACGCGAACTCATCCTGTTACCGGGAAGCGGACTAAGGTGATCAATCATGGGGAGCTATTAACGGATTCCGATCTATAG
- a CDS encoding thioredoxin family protein gives MSYYVHLMSLITSGLIFLTGCSGNATPSQSRGVDLISLPVVSESELTDLLQNADRPVLIEFSVMTGCFRCDEMRPEVKQLRELLDDRVELARMDFNANQALARSLGANVCPSYVLFSNGQPLWTENYPVSGGVIASRILQNMTSHSREEPTGTSSGSTGNSF, from the coding sequence ATGAGCTATTACGTGCATTTAATGTCTTTGATCACCAGCGGTTTGATTTTTTTAACAGGCTGTAGTGGCAACGCGACTCCCTCTCAATCTAGGGGCGTTGATTTGATTTCTCTACCAGTGGTCAGCGAAAGTGAGTTGACAGATTTACTGCAAAACGCTGACAGGCCTGTGTTGATCGAGTTCAGCGTGATGACCGGATGTTTTCGCTGTGATGAGATGCGACCAGAGGTGAAGCAACTGCGGGAATTGCTTGACGACCGGGTGGAATTAGCTCGCATGGATTTCAATGCGAACCAGGCTTTGGCTCGTTCACTCGGCGCTAATGTTTGTCCCTCTTATGTTTTGTTTTCCAACGGTCAACCGCTTTGGACGGAGAATTACCCCGTTTCTGGAGGGGTAATAGCGAGTCGAATTCTACAGAATATGACATCCCATTCCCGGGAGGAACCGACTGGCACTTCATCTGGAAGTACAGGTAATTCGTTCTAA
- a CDS encoding DUF1559 domain-containing protein, whose protein sequence is MLPQSSVSHQRRGFTLIELLVVIAIIAILIALLLPAVQQAREAARRTQCKNNLKQIGLALHNYEESHSVFPPGFVSIPTGPWPGGGNDPVPEIGPGWSFFTMLLPFMDQANLSEQIDFNLPITDSINAPARSSTVTAYLCPSDTTPQQISVYPASLNINDLAACSYIGSLGGADPTNTSGYTAMYEQQPFNGMFHRNSAVRMRDITDGSSNTFGIGERQSAFVPNGWAGVIPTAQTVFSQQVATQRGQAVGDTARPAITMALVHVRSGGPNSPTGSPGGYNSPHTGGAHFLLMDGSVRMIGENVDINVFRWLAARNDGQVIGGDSF, encoded by the coding sequence ATGCTCCCCCAGTCTTCAGTTTCTCACCAGCGACGTGGCTTCACATTGATTGAACTCCTGGTTGTGATCGCAATCATTGCGATCCTGATCGCGCTACTTTTGCCTGCAGTCCAGCAGGCCCGCGAGGCGGCCCGACGGACACAATGTAAAAATAATCTAAAGCAAATCGGGTTGGCACTCCACAATTACGAGGAATCTCACAGTGTATTTCCACCCGGCTTCGTGAGTATCCCGACAGGCCCCTGGCCAGGGGGAGGTAATGATCCTGTACCCGAAATCGGGCCCGGCTGGAGTTTTTTTACCATGCTCCTGCCGTTTATGGATCAGGCAAATCTCTCGGAACAGATCGATTTCAATCTTCCAATTACCGACAGCATTAACGCTCCAGCACGGAGTTCGACGGTAACGGCTTATCTCTGCCCGAGTGACACCACCCCTCAACAAATCAGCGTTTATCCAGCATCATTGAACATCAATGATCTGGCAGCCTGCAGTTACATTGGCTCACTTGGGGGTGCCGATCCCACTAATACTTCAGGTTACACTGCCATGTATGAGCAACAACCCTTCAATGGCATGTTCCATCGTAATTCCGCAGTTCGAATGCGAGACATTACTGATGGAAGCTCAAACACATTCGGAATTGGTGAAAGGCAAAGTGCATTCGTCCCTAACGGCTGGGCTGGGGTAATTCCCACAGCGCAGACCGTATTTTCTCAACAAGTCGCCACACAGCGTGGGCAGGCGGTGGGTGACACGGCACGGCCCGCGATAACGATGGCACTCGTTCATGTTCGATCTGGCGGCCCCAATTCTCCCACCGGTAGTCCAGGCGGTTACAACAGTCCTCACACAGGCGGAGCACATTTTCTGCTAATGGATGGTAGCGTGAGAATGATTGGTGAAAACGTCGATATCAATGTCTTCCGCTGGCTGGCAGCCCGGAATGACGGCCAGGTGATCGGCGGCGATTCTTTCTAA
- a CDS encoding LysR family transcriptional regulator, with protein sequence MDWLNYHHLQSFWVVAREGSVRGASEILHVSPSSVSTQIRQLEQAFGVSLVKKQGRGLVLTETGAQVAEYAAEIFSTGRELMELVKGKPIGNPSETPWNSGWEFAT encoded by the coding sequence ATGGACTGGCTGAATTACCATCACTTACAAAGCTTCTGGGTTGTGGCACGAGAGGGTAGCGTACGTGGTGCCAGTGAAATCCTGCATGTTTCTCCGTCCAGCGTCAGCACTCAGATCAGACAACTGGAGCAGGCCTTTGGAGTTTCTCTGGTCAAAAAGCAGGGCCGTGGGCTGGTGCTCACTGAAACGGGTGCTCAGGTAGCTGAGTATGCCGCAGAAATTTTCTCAACAGGTCGAGAGCTGATGGAGCTCGTCAAAGGGAAACCCATCGGAAACCCATCGGAAACCCCTTGGAACTCCGGGTGGGAATTCGCGACATGA
- a CDS encoding LysR substrate-binding domain-containing protein, whose amino-acid sequence MMPKLVAFQLLQPALMLDEPIRLVCTEAEMPRLVADLAIHKLDVILTDTALDPVYKVKAFSHRLGESDVVIMGTKALAQKYSRNFPASLDGAPFLLPTDESVLRHAMDQWFRDLHLTPVIKGEFADSAMLKIAGRNGLGLFAIPVQIQEDVSDIYGLHTVGLANGVKEQFYAVSVERKLKHPAVIAICDNPLQNCL is encoded by the coding sequence ATGATGCCGAAACTAGTGGCATTCCAGCTTCTGCAGCCTGCCCTCATGCTTGATGAACCAATCCGTCTCGTTTGCACAGAAGCCGAAATGCCGCGTCTGGTTGCAGATCTGGCCATTCACAAACTCGATGTCATCCTGACCGACACCGCACTCGATCCTGTTTACAAGGTAAAAGCGTTCTCTCACCGTTTGGGGGAGTCAGACGTTGTGATCATGGGTACGAAGGCACTTGCCCAGAAATATTCCCGGAATTTCCCTGCCTCGCTTGATGGTGCCCCTTTCCTGCTGCCCACAGACGAGAGTGTCCTACGCCACGCAATGGACCAGTGGTTTCGTGACCTGCACCTGACCCCGGTTATCAAAGGCGAATTTGCAGACAGTGCAATGTTGAAGATTGCAGGCCGAAATGGATTGGGGCTGTTCGCGATCCCCGTCCAGATCCAGGAAGATGTTTCTGATATTTATGGCCTACACACAGTTGGATTGGCAAACGGTGTCAAAGAACAATTTTACGCAGTCTCTGTAGAAAGAAAACTCAAGCATCCAGCCGTGATCGCGATCTGTGATAATCCCCTGCAAAACTGCCTGTGA
- a CDS encoding neutral/alkaline non-lysosomal ceramidase N-terminal domain-containing protein → MSNITPFLGTDLIGGFSPRGSIHIHDDLFARCLVLDDGSTRLAIVIIDNVKFPTEIHLPTKQRIQQTSGLPPENILIAATHTHSAPSLRGTSYLKLNEPLDEYQQFVIHRIADGVQRAINNLEPARIGWGTGALPQHVFNRRWLLKQGQSVTSPFGEEERVATNPGGLLSQIDKPAGPVNPGVYVLSVRSQAGHPIALLANYWLHYVGGVGTGHISADYFGVFARELNRLHAVPGQDPPFVGILSNGASGDVNNNDYAHYNQPGRKRYARYEKMQEVASDLTREVMRVEKNISYRDWVPLGAAAQTMTLKRRRPSMAQVWRARDLIQNAPPIAEQDRDLSRRMVFARRALEAELWPETAEAYVQALRIGDLGLAALPFETFVEIGFEIQEQSPFKQTFVFGLANGDLGYLPTPRQHELGGYETWLTVSHAEVGASPKLVKKLTALLGRLHKETHIPNPTANGQ, encoded by the coding sequence GTGAGTAATATCACTCCGTTTCTGGGGACAGATCTGATTGGAGGCTTTAGTCCCCGAGGTTCGATCCATATCCACGACGACCTCTTTGCACGCTGTCTCGTTCTGGACGACGGTTCGACTCGACTGGCAATCGTCATCATCGACAATGTCAAATTCCCTACGGAAATTCACTTACCAACCAAACAACGGATCCAGCAGACTTCCGGCCTGCCTCCGGAGAACATCCTGATTGCCGCAACGCACACCCACTCGGCCCCCAGTCTACGCGGGACCAGTTACCTTAAGCTCAATGAACCACTGGATGAATACCAGCAGTTTGTGATCCACCGGATTGCCGATGGTGTGCAACGCGCCATCAATAACCTGGAACCTGCACGCATCGGCTGGGGAACCGGCGCGTTGCCGCAACACGTTTTCAACCGTCGCTGGCTGTTGAAACAGGGGCAGAGTGTGACCAGTCCATTTGGTGAGGAAGAACGCGTTGCCACAAATCCGGGAGGACTGCTCTCCCAAATTGACAAACCCGCGGGACCGGTCAATCCAGGGGTATATGTATTATCTGTGCGTTCCCAGGCCGGTCATCCTATTGCATTATTAGCAAACTATTGGCTGCACTATGTGGGCGGTGTAGGGACAGGACATATTTCCGCGGATTATTTCGGGGTATTTGCCAGGGAACTGAACCGGTTACATGCCGTACCCGGGCAGGATCCGCCCTTCGTGGGAATTCTGAGTAATGGCGCCAGTGGCGATGTGAATAATAATGATTATGCGCATTACAATCAGCCGGGACGGAAACGATATGCACGCTATGAAAAAATGCAGGAAGTCGCCTCGGACCTGACGCGTGAGGTGATGCGCGTCGAAAAAAACATTTCGTATCGCGACTGGGTACCACTGGGTGCTGCAGCACAGACGATGACACTCAAGCGCCGCCGTCCGTCAATGGCCCAGGTCTGGCGCGCCAGAGACTTGATCCAAAACGCACCGCCGATCGCAGAACAGGATCGAGATCTGTCCCGTCGCATGGTGTTTGCACGCCGTGCACTCGAAGCAGAGCTCTGGCCCGAAACTGCGGAGGCTTACGTCCAGGCACTGCGAATTGGTGATCTGGGACTGGCAGCTTTGCCATTTGAAACTTTTGTTGAAATCGGTTTCGAGATTCAGGAACAGAGCCCTTTCAAGCAGACTTTCGTTTTCGGTCTGGCGAATGGTGATCTCGGCTATCTGCCGACTCCACGTCAACATGAACTGGGAGGTTACGAGACCTGGCTGACAGTCTCTCATGCCGAAGTCGGCGCCTCTCCCAAACTGGTCAAGAAGCTGACAGCACTGCTGGGCCGACTGCATAAGGAAACTCACATTCCCAACCCCACAGCGAATGGCCAATGA
- a CDS encoding DUF1501 domain-containing protein: MLTIASGNQHRFCDGVSRRNFLQIGALGMGGLSLPQILRAQDLSGKQDSHKSVIMVFLSGGPPHQDWFDLKPEAPAEIRGPREPIATNVPGIEVCELMPRLSRMADQFAFIRSIVGAEGRHAAFQCMTGRKSNRQPQGGWPSLGSTISKLQGPADPAVPAFIGLSPKMRHSPWSDAGQPGFLGVAHAPFKPTAEGKADMVLNGVNAERLDDRKSLLASLDRMRRQAEVIEEMQGIDAYTKQAFGILTSSKLAQALDLSQEDPRLRDRYGRGSTKPAGYGDAGPLLNDYFLMARRLVEVGVRCVTLAYGRWDWHGKPHGTIFEHEEEHFPMLDQGLTALLEDLRNRGMDKDVSVVVWGEFGRTPRISPKVGRDHWPKVSCAMLAGGGMKTGQVIGSTNRFAEHVEDRPVGFNEVFATLYHNLGIDVNTATVTDLSGRPTYLVDPAQPIQELV; encoded by the coding sequence ATGTTAACTATTGCCAGTGGTAATCAGCATCGTTTTTGTGATGGCGTTTCGCGGCGGAATTTTCTGCAGATTGGTGCTCTGGGAATGGGGGGCCTGTCTCTGCCACAAATCTTGAGGGCACAGGACCTTTCCGGAAAACAGGATTCTCACAAATCAGTTATCATGGTTTTCCTGTCAGGAGGCCCACCCCATCAGGATTGGTTTGATCTAAAACCGGAAGCCCCGGCAGAAATCCGGGGGCCTCGGGAGCCCATTGCGACCAACGTGCCCGGCATCGAGGTTTGTGAATTAATGCCTCGTTTGTCACGCATGGCTGATCAGTTTGCATTCATAAGATCAATTGTAGGTGCCGAAGGGCGACATGCTGCATTCCAGTGTATGACTGGCAGAAAGTCGAATCGCCAGCCACAGGGAGGCTGGCCCTCTCTGGGATCGACGATTTCTAAATTGCAGGGACCGGCTGATCCCGCCGTGCCGGCCTTTATCGGTCTCTCACCGAAAATGCGTCATTCACCCTGGTCGGATGCAGGGCAGCCCGGTTTTCTGGGAGTTGCGCATGCCCCATTCAAGCCAACCGCGGAGGGAAAGGCTGACATGGTGCTCAATGGTGTGAATGCGGAACGTCTGGATGACCGAAAATCATTGTTAGCTTCACTCGATCGCATGCGTCGCCAGGCGGAAGTGATCGAAGAGATGCAGGGGATTGATGCCTATACTAAACAGGCATTTGGAATTCTCACATCCAGCAAACTGGCGCAGGCACTGGACCTTTCTCAAGAAGATCCCAGGTTACGCGATCGTTATGGGAGAGGTTCTACCAAACCTGCCGGCTATGGGGATGCCGGGCCCTTATTAAATGATTATTTTCTCATGGCGCGACGTCTGGTCGAAGTAGGAGTGCGTTGCGTCACTCTGGCTTATGGACGCTGGGACTGGCACGGTAAACCTCATGGAACCATTTTCGAGCATGAGGAAGAACATTTTCCGATGCTCGACCAGGGATTGACCGCGTTACTGGAGGATCTCCGCAACCGGGGGATGGATAAAGATGTATCTGTGGTCGTCTGGGGAGAATTTGGCCGTACCCCCCGAATCAGTCCCAAGGTCGGACGTGACCATTGGCCGAAAGTTTCATGTGCCATGCTGGCAGGCGGAGGGATGAAAACCGGCCAGGTAATCGGTTCGACGAATCGTTTCGCAGAACATGTCGAAGATCGTCCCGTTGGTTTTAACGAAGTATTTGCCACGTTGTATCATAATCTGGGGATTGACGTGAATACCGCTACCGTCACGGATCTATCAGGACGTCCAACCTATCTGGTCGATCCCGCTCAGCCGATTCAAGAGTTGGTTTAA